From Saccopteryx leptura isolate mSacLep1 chromosome 3, mSacLep1_pri_phased_curated, whole genome shotgun sequence, one genomic window encodes:
- the LOC136400441 gene encoding uncharacterized protein, with protein MGRSQAPSSRRRGDCTGSGSDCIGRAAAATPAALPAPATPRPSLRAPRAPPLEPGRAQSPCSAAGADPSRSTTAPPAKPASAGKPSPWGAKAERHPQDSLPLLQTRSLPPPSLGRRVRRGRQEEGVSATPAAATSLYSTSREEDMTFRIRGQTSSRPSRALPPLSPPAPLARARPLAGGRPPDPPHSPCRPSQRSEWSVGPES; from the coding sequence ATGGGGCGCTCACAGGCTCCCAGCTCCAGGCGACGCGGCGACTGTACAGGATCAGGAAGCGACTGTATCGGCAGGGCCGCCGCCGCCACTCCGGCCGCGCTCCCAGCACCCGCAACCCCGCGCCCATCCCTCCGCGCCCCCCGCGCTCCACCGCTTGAGCCAGGTCGCGCGCAGAGTCCCTGCTCCGCCGCCGGCGCTGACCCCTCCCGGTCCACAACCGCACCCCCGGCGAAGCCGGCCTCCGCGGGGAAACCCTCGCCCTGGGGCGCCAAGGCCGAGCGGCACCCGCAGGACAGCCTACCCCTTCTCCAGACCCGCTCGCTCCCACCACCCTCATTGGGAAGAAGGGTGAGAAGGGGGCGGCAGGAGGAGGGGGTTAGCGCGACCCCGGCCGCTGCCACCTCCCTTTACTCCACCTCCAGGGAGGAGGACATGACTTTCCGTATTCGGGGCCAGACTAGCAGCCGCCCGAGTCGGGCGCTGCCGCCGCTCTCCCCGCCCGCGCCCCTAGCCCGGGCGCGCCCCCTCGCCGGCGGACGCCCACCCGATCCCCCGCATTCCCCCTGCCGGCCATCCCAGCGCTCAGAGTGGAGTGTCGGCCCAGAAAGCTGA